A single window of Candidatus Polarisedimenticolaceae bacterium DNA harbors:
- a CDS encoding PGPGW domain-containing protein, producing the protein MKPASRLRKVLDWTLGLGLIALGIVGLVLPGLQGILLILAGLAVLSSHSPRARRLLDMLKAKVKAAKDRVTRNKGTGTS; encoded by the coding sequence GTGAAACCGGCCTCGCGGCTCAGGAAGGTCCTCGACTGGACCCTCGGCCTCGGGCTCATCGCTCTCGGCATCGTCGGTCTCGTGCTCCCCGGCCTGCAGGGGATCCTCCTGATCCTCGCGGGGCTCGCGGTCCTGAGCAGTCACAGCCCCAGGGCGAGGCGTCTTCTCGACATGCTCAAGGCGAAGGTCAAGGCGGCGAAGGACCGCGTGACCAGAAACAAGGGGACAGGCACTAGTTAG
- a CDS encoding MBL fold metallo-hydrolase: MRVAAATVMLGIACVSSLAAPEGARRGDFDVETLAPGMRVYRNTAPGLEGTNSIVVERADGLLVIDAQPTPAAAKALLAAIATDLKKPVRYLVLTHPHQEACGGASAFPPETLVVASASARASLEDKDFDVGAEFRARAADPSGWEEPKRVLPVLYAAGPFTLDDPVRKVLLYPLPHAHSRGDLWVEFPGTGIMAIGGLLVGDRNPYGKDSDIRGWIGALNDLVRDDLKFLVPTRGPAQDVAAARTMRDTLAWTRGRVQEAFTDLVPQKDIVDRVLADPGLAQRFDPAAKPSFARTIVTQAFDETLADRKRRGLPD, translated from the coding sequence ATGCGTGTCGCCGCGGCCACCGTGATGCTGGGGATCGCTTGCGTCTCGTCCCTGGCGGCGCCGGAGGGCGCCCGGCGGGGTGACTTCGACGTCGAGACCCTCGCCCCCGGCATGCGGGTCTACCGGAACACCGCCCCCGGGCTCGAGGGCACCAACTCGATCGTCGTCGAGCGCGCGGACGGCCTCCTCGTCATCGATGCGCAGCCGACGCCCGCGGCGGCGAAGGCGCTCCTCGCCGCGATCGCGACCGACCTCAAGAAGCCGGTCCGCTACCTCGTCCTCACGCATCCGCACCAGGAGGCGTGCGGCGGCGCGTCGGCGTTCCCGCCGGAGACGCTCGTCGTCGCCTCGGCGAGCGCGCGGGCGAGCCTCGAGGACAAGGATTTCGACGTTGGCGCCGAGTTCCGCGCGCGCGCCGCCGATCCGAGCGGCTGGGAGGAGCCGAAGCGCGTCCTTCCGGTCCTCTACGCGGCGGGGCCGTTCACGCTCGACGACCCGGTACGGAAGGTTTTGCTCTATCCGCTGCCGCACGCGCACTCTCGTGGCGACCTCTGGGTCGAGTTCCCGGGGACGGGGATCATGGCGATCGGCGGCTTGCTGGTCGGCGATCGCAACCCCTACGGCAAGGACTCCGACATCCGCGGATGGATCGGTGCCTTGAACGATCTCGTACGCGACGATCTCAAGTTCCTCGTCCCGACGAGGGGGCCGGCGCAGGACGTCGCCGCAGCACGCACGATGCGCGACACGCTCGCGTGGACGCGCGGCCGCGTGCAGGAAGCGTTCACCGATCTCGTGCCGCAGAAGGACATCGTCGATCGCGTCCTTGCGGACCCCGGCCTCGCGCAACGGTTCGACCCGGCCGCCAAGCCGTCGTTCGCGCGCACGATCGTGACGCAGGCGTTCGACGAGACGCTCGCCGACCGCAAGCGCCGCGGGCTGCCGGACTGA
- a CDS encoding transglycosylase SLT domain-containing protein: MRRGPLIVTGILVLAAAGAGTLWVAKRTVRWNDARTMPPPLEAAVRAYAKGDDVAGTADIATFLRRYKAPAWEPRARVLAAARLAARGKDGEIARVLPRELPESEPLAPLALVLRARALLAGSDADRAGDLARRALAIPGFPSGDDARRIVVASAVAKGRWQDALRVLDDAKSASGTVEAARLLAANGDPAGARRRLAEAALAPMSADDTALVLTAFQETVPDAAARFEPADRPKLVTAARRLVEENRTQQALDLLALPSPPTPSESLAAGEAFFKLGRTAEARAALVRAKTGDAGTKDGARYLEARLAADAGRYDLYRSALQTLGRQGASPWREHALLDLAKAGEGVPSPATLDAYRRYRLAAGDDADPLALLREGWAAYELGKTVDADAGFARALARPDAPDGVKITALYWRARIADASGRSAAARDAWQHLAADYGNHYYGILAAKRLGTPVPAAAGDLAPLTNPGRWLAAGRQLASVGLWDAASSSYRAALDGADDAARMTVASEAATAARQAGSLADAVAFAQRAIGDRDRARVERVPVSLWRLLAPAPSAEAITKAAKECGLPPALLAAVALQESAFNPLAVSSAGARGLLQVMPAVGAELAARLKIAPFKPDDLFDPETNLRLGCAHLQDYIRRFGSVPPGLAAYNGGPARVERWSTARADDERFVERIPIPETRIYVKRVLAGARLYAIAWPKGLGVE, encoded by the coding sequence ATGCGCCGAGGACCGCTGATCGTCACAGGGATCCTCGTCCTCGCCGCCGCCGGCGCCGGAACGCTCTGGGTCGCCAAGCGCACCGTGCGCTGGAACGACGCCCGGACGATGCCGCCGCCTCTCGAGGCCGCGGTTCGCGCGTATGCGAAGGGCGACGACGTGGCCGGCACCGCGGACATCGCAACGTTCCTTCGTCGCTACAAGGCCCCGGCGTGGGAGCCGCGCGCGCGCGTTCTCGCGGCGGCCCGTCTCGCCGCGCGAGGGAAGGACGGTGAGATCGCCCGAGTGCTCCCGCGCGAGCTGCCGGAGTCGGAGCCGCTCGCCCCTCTCGCGCTCGTGCTCCGCGCGCGGGCGCTCCTCGCCGGCTCCGATGCGGATCGCGCCGGCGATCTCGCGCGACGCGCCTTGGCGATCCCCGGATTTCCATCGGGCGACGACGCGCGGCGGATCGTGGTCGCATCGGCGGTGGCCAAGGGGCGGTGGCAAGATGCGCTCCGCGTTCTCGATGACGCGAAGAGCGCGTCGGGGACGGTCGAAGCGGCCCGCCTCTTGGCCGCGAACGGCGATCCCGCGGGCGCCCGCCGCCGCCTCGCCGAGGCCGCGCTCGCGCCGATGTCCGCCGACGACACGGCGCTCGTCTTGACCGCCTTCCAGGAAACGGTTCCCGATGCGGCGGCACGCTTCGAGCCCGCCGATCGCCCGAAGCTCGTCACGGCGGCACGCCGGCTCGTCGAGGAGAACCGGACACAGCAGGCGTTGGATCTGCTGGCGCTCCCGTCACCGCCGACCCCGTCCGAGTCGCTGGCCGCGGGGGAGGCGTTCTTCAAGCTCGGCCGGACGGCGGAAGCGCGCGCGGCGCTCGTGCGCGCCAAGACCGGAGACGCCGGAACGAAGGACGGCGCGCGCTACCTCGAGGCGCGGCTCGCCGCCGACGCCGGCCGGTACGACCTCTACCGGAGCGCGCTCCAGACCTTGGGGCGCCAAGGGGCATCGCCCTGGCGCGAGCACGCGCTCCTCGATCTCGCGAAGGCCGGCGAGGGTGTCCCGAGCCCCGCGACCCTCGACGCCTACCGCCGCTACCGGCTCGCGGCCGGGGACGACGCCGACCCGCTCGCCCTCCTCCGGGAAGGGTGGGCCGCGTACGAGCTCGGCAAGACGGTGGACGCCGACGCCGGCTTCGCCCGCGCGCTCGCTAGGCCCGACGCCCCCGACGGCGTCAAGATCACCGCGCTCTACTGGCGCGCGCGGATCGCGGACGCGAGCGGCCGCTCCGCCGCCGCACGCGACGCATGGCAGCACCTCGCGGCCGATTACGGCAACCACTACTACGGGATCCTCGCGGCGAAACGCCTCGGCACGCCCGTACCGGCGGCCGCCGGCGATCTGGCCCCCCTGACGAATCCCGGTCGATGGCTCGCCGCCGGTCGCCAGCTCGCCTCGGTCGGACTCTGGGATGCCGCGTCGTCCTCGTATCGTGCGGCGCTCGACGGCGCCGACGACGCGGCGCGCATGACGGTCGCCTCCGAAGCGGCCACCGCGGCGCGCCAGGCGGGCTCGCTCGCGGACGCGGTGGCGTTCGCGCAGCGCGCGATCGGCGACCGTGACCGCGCACGCGTCGAGCGCGTTCCGGTCTCGCTCTGGCGCCTCCTCGCCCCCGCGCCGTCGGCCGAGGCGATCACCAAGGCCGCGAAGGAGTGCGGGCTTCCACCGGCGCTCCTCGCCGCGGTCGCCCTCCAGGAGAGCGCGTTCAATCCGCTCGCCGTCTCGTCCGCGGGCGCGCGGGGCCTCCTTCAGGTCATGCCCGCGGTGGGGGCCGAGCTCGCGGCGCGTCTCAAGATCGCCCCCTTCAAGCCGGACGACCTCTTCGACCCCGAGACCAATCTCAGGCTCGGCTGCGCCCATCTCCAGGACTACATCCGGCGCTTCGGGTCGGTCCCGCCGGGGCTCGCGGCCTACAACGGCGGCCCGGCGCGCGTCGAGCGGTGGTCGACCGCCCGCGCCGACGACGAGCGCTTCGTCGAGCGCATCCCGATTCCCGAGACGAGGATCTACGTCAAGCGCGTCCTCGCCGGCGCCCGTCTTTACGCGATCGCGTGGCCGAAAGGGCTCGGGGTCGAGTAG
- a CDS encoding tetratricopeptide repeat protein — MRHRIPTTDRVPPNRRPIKLAGDAPASQGLLSPAAADAVLFLEEGVGRFGRGDLEGAVAAWRTALRHDPALVEAWFDLGNAEDALGDAQGAVTAYRRALALRPDLFEAWNNLGNAYVHLGAHDAAIEAYERAIALEAEGYECWFNLATAHAGREDYDEAVRCFRRAIDLEPVSFQAWFNLGFACAARGDAGGAVAAYGRAAALDERSHEVWYNLGSAHLDLGRVTDAIVAFDRAVTLDVSDHEAWNNYGHALVLADRKPEAAHAFRRALALDPSYDAGWNNLGNVLEGAGLLEEAKDAYAHAVAISPDRATYRLNLASVLARGDDPRAAIQHLARAIRLAPEVKSLLEGFAEFASLLDDALRQPTGESG; from the coding sequence TTGCGGCACAGAATTCCCACGACAGATCGGGTTCCCCCGAACCGCCGGCCGATCAAGCTCGCCGGTGACGCACCCGCGTCCCAAGGGCTGCTGAGCCCGGCCGCGGCGGATGCCGTTCTCTTCCTCGAGGAAGGGGTCGGCCGCTTCGGTCGAGGCGACCTCGAAGGCGCCGTCGCCGCCTGGCGGACGGCGCTCCGGCACGACCCCGCGCTCGTCGAGGCGTGGTTCGATCTCGGGAACGCCGAGGACGCCCTCGGCGACGCTCAGGGCGCCGTCACGGCGTACCGGCGCGCGCTGGCGCTTCGTCCCGACCTCTTCGAAGCCTGGAACAACCTCGGGAACGCGTACGTGCACCTCGGGGCGCACGATGCGGCGATCGAGGCCTACGAGCGGGCGATCGCCCTCGAGGCCGAAGGCTACGAGTGCTGGTTCAACCTCGCGACGGCGCACGCCGGGCGTGAGGACTACGACGAGGCGGTGCGCTGCTTCCGCCGCGCGATCGACCTCGAGCCGGTTTCCTTCCAGGCTTGGTTCAACCTCGGATTCGCCTGCGCGGCGCGCGGCGACGCGGGCGGCGCGGTCGCGGCCTACGGGCGGGCGGCAGCGCTCGACGAGAGGTCGCACGAGGTCTGGTACAACCTCGGGAGCGCCCATCTCGACCTCGGGCGGGTGACGGATGCGATCGTCGCGTTCGACCGCGCGGTCACCCTCGACGTCTCCGACCACGAGGCCTGGAACAACTACGGTCATGCCCTCGTCCTCGCCGACCGCAAGCCCGAGGCCGCGCATGCCTTCCGTCGCGCGCTCGCGCTCGACCCTTCGTACGACGCTGGATGGAACAACCTCGGCAACGTCCTCGAGGGAGCCGGCCTCCTGGAAGAGGCCAAGGACGCCTACGCGCACGCGGTCGCGATCTCCCCGGACCGCGCCACCTACCGCTTGAACCTCGCCTCGGTGCTCGCGCGGGGCGACGACCCGCGCGCCGCCATCCAGCACCTCGCGCGTGCGATCCGCCTCGCCCCCGAGGTCAAGAGCCTTCTCGAAGGGTTTGCGGAGTTCGCGTCGTTGTTGGACGATGCCCTCCGCCAACCGACCGGCGAGAGCGGTTAA
- the lpxC gene encoding UDP-3-O-acyl-N-acetylglucosamine deacetylase, which translates to MTKRRTLASERGIDGVGLHSGALVRMRLVPAAAGTGIVFVRTDLGGARIEATLDNAGPSFYATVLARDGASVSTIEHLMAALYALQVDDLEIHLDAAEVPILDGSSRPFVAAVREAGLTELDAEREYIHVVKPITVAHDDKRISVHPAAEYRVTYAIDFDHPALGYQELTASLWRADQFDDKLAPARTFTFEHEVEALRKRGLALGGSLENAVVVGPQGILNPPLRFADEFVRHKMLDLTGDLSLLGHPLLGHVVAYRAGHDLHARLARAIAASTGSWYLAPASELPAETSP; encoded by the coding sequence ATGACGAAGCGAAGAACGCTCGCCTCCGAGCGGGGCATCGACGGAGTCGGCCTCCACTCCGGCGCCCTCGTCCGGATGCGCCTGGTCCCGGCGGCAGCCGGCACGGGCATCGTGTTCGTTCGCACCGATCTCGGCGGCGCGCGCATCGAAGCGACCCTCGACAACGCGGGACCGAGCTTCTATGCGACCGTCCTCGCGAGGGACGGCGCGAGCGTGAGCACGATCGAGCACCTGATGGCCGCGCTCTACGCGCTCCAGGTCGACGACCTCGAGATCCATCTCGATGCCGCCGAGGTTCCGATCCTGGACGGCTCGTCCCGGCCGTTCGTCGCCGCCGTCCGCGAAGCCGGTCTCACGGAGCTCGACGCCGAGCGCGAGTACATCCACGTCGTCAAGCCGATCACCGTGGCACACGACGACAAGCGGATCTCGGTCCATCCGGCTGCCGAGTACCGCGTCACCTACGCGATCGACTTCGATCATCCCGCGCTCGGCTACCAGGAGCTCACGGCGTCCTTGTGGCGCGCCGACCAGTTCGACGACAAGCTCGCCCCGGCGCGGACGTTCACCTTCGAGCACGAGGTCGAGGCGCTTCGCAAGCGCGGGCTCGCCCTCGGCGGATCGCTCGAGAACGCCGTCGTCGTCGGGCCCCAGGGAATCCTGAACCCGCCGCTCCGCTTCGCCGACGAGTTCGTCCGGCACAAGATGCTCGACCTCACCGGCGATCTCTCGCTCCTCGGCCATCCGCTCCTCGGTCACGTCGTCGCCTACCGTGCGGGGCACGACCTCCACGCACGGCTCGCGCGCGCCATCGCCGCATCCACCGGCTCCTGGTACCTCGCGCCCGCGAGCGAGCTTCCGGCGGAGACCTCGCCGTAG
- a CDS encoding ATP-binding protein → MKKSVRRTVQWSAAGLLALAILFGVYRSSLRLADAGPEMASSRQFLWVLTLAIVVLSLAFAGILIRNLVRLIVDRKRGILGARLRTKLVFFFLALVLVPAFLLSFGAGAFIKQTVEGLLRTPVEGVSRQAKEIVKEAGRREETRLVDHARLLASDLATVPEHGGDARRVAAIHWRQREGYDLVALTAKGGLDAFDAADRIEAPEVAANVRAAVLRLGTAAARTASASFDSVPLRGNVLLIAAAPLGASQGDRAAVVGTIVRPSLENRASEIDAAERAYLQFREDRRDLLRLYYSLIALVGLTIVFVASWIGFYLSRRITVPLGQMAAASREISEGNLGVRVLTNVGDEVGQLVEAFNEMAGQLQESREVITRNTAELRRSNAALDERRRYIETLVAQLSTAVVSLDRLGVVSTANPAASSMLGLSLEAGHDFVGACRDAGLDPLAALLDEFSARGAPALRRELLLERHGSSIAVTVHVSPLKGSAGNDLGTLVMIEDLTDLLEAQRAAAWREVARRIAHEIKNPLTPIQLAAQRLRKKWDDGANDLGEVVHDATATIEREVTGLKSLVDEFSLYARMPAPNPEPVDFAAIVRSVVDLYRVHPGIAWAVHLDDALGTVRVDRDQIRRALINLIDNAVAAMNGNGPIEVAAGPGPREGSVRVEIADRGPGVPSVLREKLFIPYFSTKPRGTGLGLAIVQRIVVEHGGTIRVEDNPGGGARFVVELPGVSRLEREGAVREATRGTADGA, encoded by the coding sequence GTGAAAAAGAGTGTCCGCCGCACCGTCCAGTGGAGCGCGGCGGGTCTCCTCGCGCTCGCCATCCTCTTCGGCGTTTACCGCTCGAGCCTGCGGCTCGCGGACGCCGGGCCGGAGATGGCGAGCAGCCGCCAGTTCCTCTGGGTCCTGACGCTCGCGATCGTCGTCCTTTCGCTCGCGTTCGCCGGGATCCTCATCCGCAACCTCGTCCGTCTCATCGTCGATCGCAAGCGCGGGATCCTCGGCGCGCGCCTGAGGACCAAGCTCGTCTTCTTCTTTCTCGCGCTCGTTCTCGTGCCCGCATTCCTCCTCTCGTTCGGCGCGGGCGCGTTCATCAAGCAGACGGTCGAAGGGCTCCTCCGCACCCCCGTCGAAGGGGTTAGCCGCCAGGCGAAGGAGATCGTCAAGGAGGCCGGGCGGCGGGAGGAGACTCGCCTCGTCGACCACGCGCGCCTGCTCGCCTCGGATCTCGCGACGGTGCCGGAACACGGCGGCGACGCGCGCCGCGTCGCGGCGATCCACTGGCGCCAGCGCGAGGGGTACGACCTCGTCGCGCTCACGGCGAAGGGCGGACTCGACGCGTTCGACGCGGCCGACCGGATCGAGGCTCCCGAGGTGGCGGCCAATGTGCGGGCCGCGGTCCTGAGGCTCGGGACGGCGGCGGCGCGGACCGCCTCGGCGTCGTTCGATTCGGTGCCGCTTCGGGGCAACGTGCTCCTCATCGCCGCAGCGCCGCTCGGCGCGTCCCAGGGAGACCGCGCGGCGGTCGTCGGGACGATCGTCCGGCCCTCCCTAGAGAACCGCGCGAGCGAGATCGACGCCGCCGAGCGCGCGTACCTCCAGTTCCGCGAGGACCGGCGCGATCTCCTCCGTCTCTACTATTCGCTCATCGCCCTCGTCGGGCTGACGATCGTCTTCGTCGCCTCCTGGATCGGCTTCTACCTCTCGCGGCGGATCACCGTTCCGCTCGGCCAGATGGCGGCCGCCTCGCGCGAGATCTCGGAGGGCAACCTCGGCGTGCGGGTCTTGACGAACGTCGGCGACGAGGTGGGTCAGCTCGTCGAGGCGTTCAACGAGATGGCGGGCCAGCTCCAGGAGAGCCGCGAGGTCATCACGCGGAACACCGCCGAGCTCCGGCGCAGCAACGCGGCGCTCGACGAGAGGCGGCGCTACATCGAGACCCTCGTCGCGCAGCTCTCGACCGCGGTCGTCTCGCTCGACCGCCTCGGCGTCGTGAGCACGGCCAACCCCGCGGCGTCGTCGATGCTCGGTCTCTCGCTCGAAGCGGGCCACGATTTCGTCGGCGCTTGTCGCGACGCGGGGCTCGATCCTCTGGCCGCCCTTCTCGACGAGTTCTCGGCGCGCGGGGCGCCCGCCCTGAGGCGCGAGCTTCTCCTCGAGCGCCACGGCTCCTCGATCGCGGTGACCGTCCACGTCTCGCCCTTGAAGGGGAGCGCCGGGAACGACCTCGGGACCCTCGTCATGATCGAGGACCTGACCGACCTCTTGGAGGCGCAGCGGGCGGCGGCGTGGCGTGAGGTCGCGCGGCGGATCGCGCACGAGATCAAGAACCCGCTCACGCCGATCCAGCTCGCCGCGCAGCGCCTGCGCAAGAAGTGGGACGACGGTGCGAACGATCTCGGCGAGGTCGTTCACGACGCGACGGCGACGATCGAGCGCGAGGTCACCGGCCTCAAGTCGCTCGTCGACGAGTTCTCGCTGTACGCGCGGATGCCGGCGCCGAATCCGGAGCCGGTCGACTTCGCGGCGATCGTGCGGTCGGTCGTCGATCTCTACCGGGTGCATCCCGGCATCGCGTGGGCGGTCCACCTGGACGACGCCCTCGGGACCGTCCGCGTCGATCGCGATCAGATCCGGCGGGCGCTCATCAATCTCATCGACAATGCGGTCGCCGCGATGAACGGGAACGGCCCGATCGAGGTGGCGGCGGGACCGGGACCGCGCGAGGGATCGGTGCGGGTCGAGATCGCCGATCGCGGCCCCGGAGTGCCGTCGGTGCTCCGGGAGAAGCTCTTCATCCCGTACTTCTCGACGAAGCCGCGCGGAACGGGGCTCGGCCTCGCGATCGTGCAGCGGATCGTCGTCGAGCACGGCGGCACGATCCGGGTCGAGGACAATCCGGGGGGCGGCGCTCGGTTCGTCGTGGAGCTGCCCGGCGTGAGCCGCCTCGAGCGCGAGGGGGCGGTGCGCGAGGCGACGAGGGGGACGGCGGATGGCGCGTGA
- a CDS encoding sigma-54 dependent transcriptional regulator, which yields MARERILVVDDEPGVRSMLEAILKDEGYEVTAVGTGEDGTRAAEDGAYDALLLDVWLPGIDGIETLARLRAKGVDAEVVMISGHGTIDTAVKATKAGAFDFVEKPLSLEKTLVVVRNALRQRQLERRNRQLLAQLARDTEILGDSEAARRVRRAADAAAASEAPVLVCGEPGTGRETVARRIHSGSVRSDQALVHVPCGALDAATGGAALFGGGNSPGRLAIAERGSLFLEDVDALPVELQARVASWMSSHPDVRVLASAATDPVDLVEPLRSQVDVLRVVLAPLRERREDIGPLALRFMKELAREYGRPERRLAPDAAAALVGYAWPGNVRALRNVIERLLLLAPGDAVRLEDLPPELTGAAAPAEDLYGPFASLAEGRRAFERYFVRRALREANGDASLAAERAGIEEDELRSNLA from the coding sequence ATGGCGCGTGAGCGGATTCTCGTGGTGGACGACGAGCCTGGCGTCCGGTCGATGCTCGAGGCGATCCTCAAGGACGAAGGGTACGAGGTGACCGCCGTCGGCACCGGCGAGGACGGCACGCGTGCCGCCGAGGACGGCGCGTACGACGCCCTGCTCCTCGACGTGTGGCTGCCGGGGATCGACGGGATCGAGACCTTGGCGCGCCTGCGCGCCAAGGGAGTCGACGCCGAGGTCGTCATGATCTCCGGCCATGGCACGATCGACACCGCGGTCAAGGCGACGAAAGCGGGTGCGTTCGACTTCGTCGAGAAGCCGCTGTCGCTCGAGAAGACCCTCGTCGTCGTGAGGAACGCGCTCCGTCAAAGGCAGCTCGAGCGTCGCAACCGGCAGCTCCTGGCGCAGCTCGCGCGCGACACCGAGATCCTCGGCGACAGCGAAGCGGCGCGCCGCGTCAGGCGGGCGGCCGACGCGGCGGCCGCGTCCGAGGCACCGGTGCTCGTCTGCGGTGAGCCGGGAACGGGCCGGGAGACCGTCGCACGGCGTATCCACTCCGGAAGCGTCCGCAGCGACCAGGCGCTCGTTCACGTCCCGTGCGGGGCGCTCGACGCCGCGACGGGCGGCGCCGCGCTGTTCGGAGGCGGGAACTCCCCCGGGCGTCTCGCGATCGCCGAGCGGGGATCGCTCTTCCTCGAGGACGTCGACGCGCTGCCGGTGGAGCTTCAAGCCCGGGTCGCGTCGTGGATGTCGTCGCATCCGGACGTGCGCGTCCTCGCGTCGGCCGCAACGGACCCCGTCGACCTCGTCGAGCCTCTGCGCTCCCAGGTCGACGTGCTTCGGGTCGTCCTGGCACCGCTCCGCGAGCGGCGGGAGGACATCGGACCTCTCGCGCTCCGGTTCATGAAAGAGCTGGCTCGCGAGTACGGGCGGCCGGAGCGCCGGCTCGCCCCTGACGCCGCCGCGGCTCTCGTCGGCTACGCGTGGCCGGGGAACGTACGCGCGCTCCGCAACGTGATCGAGCGTCTTCTCCTCCTGGCACCGGGGGACGCCGTCCGTCTGGAGGACCTGCCGCCGGAGCTGACCGGGGCGGCGGCGCCGGCGGAGGACCTCTACGGACCGTTCGCGTCGTTGGCCGAGGGCCGGAGGGCGTTCGAACGCTACTTCGTCAGGAGAGCGCTGCGCGAGGCGAACGGCGACGCGTCGCTCGCCGCCGAGCGCGCGGGGATCGAGGAGGACGAGCTGCGGTCGAACCTCGCCTGA
- a CDS encoding zf-HC2 domain-containing protein, translating to MSRCRSHRSLIVASLEGEIAPADALRLARHLHACTACRIVMARESRLAGALDDLGDPVEVDERVFQAVMAALPDRAPWPSPLARNVRRGLKIAGSASVVVGAAALAARLLPSLRFDLATPSLPRFTPEETDGWLSLFGSAAQWVRVTAQSLAWVSAPETFSARTVGVLSLEAALLGAAAFLAVSGALVVASRAGSRAS from the coding sequence GTGAGCCGCTGTCGTTCACACCGGAGCCTGATCGTCGCTTCCCTCGAGGGCGAGATCGCTCCCGCCGATGCGCTGCGCCTTGCGCGTCATCTTCATGCGTGCACCGCGTGCCGGATCGTCATGGCGCGCGAATCCCGCCTCGCCGGCGCGCTCGACGACCTCGGCGATCCGGTCGAGGTGGACGAGCGGGTCTTCCAGGCCGTGATGGCGGCGCTCCCCGATCGCGCCCCGTGGCCGAGCCCCTTGGCGCGGAACGTCCGGCGCGGGCTCAAAATCGCTGGCTCCGCGAGCGTCGTCGTCGGTGCCGCGGCGCTTGCCGCGCGCCTCCTGCCTTCGCTGCGGTTCGATCTCGCGACGCCGTCGCTCCCCCGCTTCACGCCGGAGGAGACCGACGGCTGGCTCTCGCTCTTCGGCTCGGCGGCGCAGTGGGTCCGGGTCACCGCGCAGTCGCTCGCGTGGGTGTCGGCACCCGAGACGTTCAGCGCGAGGACGGTCGGTGTTCTCTCGCTCGAGGCGGCACTCCTCGGCGCCGCCGCGTTCCTCGCCGTCTCCGGGGCCCTCGTCGTCGCGTCCCGCGCCGGCTCCCGGGCGTCCTGA
- a CDS encoding sigma-70 family RNA polymerase sigma factor, giving the protein MTKSKSGLGALKSTTADLAGLPDERLVDEALAGDRDAFGALVLRHQRGLVNYIFRLVGSRDLAMDLAQEVFMKVYVSLDSFDPRYRFTTWLYRIASNSSIDQLRRKQPRTLSLSGPSAEEDAAAPTLAGSDPTPDDMLRLRELEARLDAAITELPVSYRQLILLRHRQHCRYDEIARITRLPLGTVKNRIFRAREILRAQLSDLLDAEVTS; this is encoded by the coding sequence GTGACGAAATCCAAGTCGGGATTAGGCGCGCTCAAGAGCACGACCGCGGATCTCGCGGGACTTCCGGACGAGCGGCTCGTCGACGAAGCGCTCGCGGGCGACCGTGACGCGTTCGGCGCGCTCGTCCTCAGACATCAGCGAGGCCTCGTCAACTACATCTTCCGGCTCGTCGGCTCGCGCGATCTCGCGATGGACCTCGCGCAAGAAGTCTTCATGAAGGTCTACGTGTCGCTCGACTCGTTCGATCCGCGTTACCGCTTCACGACGTGGCTCTACCGGATCGCGAGCAACAGCTCGATCGACCAGCTCCGGCGGAAGCAGCCGCGGACCCTTTCGCTCAGCGGGCCGTCGGCCGAGGAAGACGCCGCGGCGCCTACCCTGGCCGGCAGCGATCCGACCCCCGACGACATGCTCCGCCTGCGCGAGCTCGAGGCGCGTCTCGATGCCGCGATCACCGAGCTGCCGGTGTCGTACCGCCAGCTCATCCTCCTCCGGCACCGGCAGCATTGCCGCTACGACGAGATCGCGCGGATCACGCGCCTTCCGCTCGGCACCGTCAAGAACCGCATCTTCCGCGCCCGCGAGATCCTGAGGGCGCAGCTCTCGGACCTCCTCGATGCGGAGGTGACGTCGTGA